The following coding sequences are from one Triticum dicoccoides isolate Atlit2015 ecotype Zavitan chromosome 4A, WEW_v2.0, whole genome shotgun sequence window:
- the LOC119285304 gene encoding histone H2A-like gives MEASGAAAKGKKGAAGRKAGGPRKKSVTRSVKAGLQFPVGRIGRYLKKGRYAQRVGTGAPVYLAAVLEYLAAELLELAGNAAKDNKKSRIIPRHLLLAVRNDEELGKLLAGVTIAHGGVIPKINPVLLPKRTAEKEGKEPKSPKKATKSPKKATKA, from the coding sequence ATGGAGGCCTCAGGCGCTGCAGCGAAGGGGAAGAAGGGCGCGGCCGGGCGCAAGGCCGGCGGCCCCAGGAAGAAGTCGGTGACGCGGTCCGTCAAGGCCGGGCTCCAGTTCCCCGTCGGCCGCATCGGGCGCTACCTCAAGAAGGGCCGCTACGCCCAGCGCGTCGGCACCGGCGCCCCCGTCTACCTCGCCGCCGTCCTCGAGTACCTCGCCGCCGAGCTGCTGGAGCTCGCCGGGAACGCCGCCAAGGACAACAAGAAGAGCCGCATCATCCCGCGCCACCTGCTGCTCGCCGTCAGGAACGACGAGGAGCTCGGAAAGCTGCTGGCCGGCGTCACCATCGCGCACGGCGGCGTGATCCCGAAGATCAACCCGGTGCTCCTCCCCAAGAGGACCGCGGAGAAGGAGGGCAAGGAGCCCAAGTCTCCCAAGAAGGCGACCAAGTCCCCCAAGAAGGCAACCAAGGCTTAG